A stretch of the Oceanimonas doudoroffii genome encodes the following:
- a CDS encoding copper chaperone PCu(A)C — MNVMRSAIASLLLLSASGALAHEYEQGGLHIDHPWSRPAPPMAANGSAYLVINNQGRADDVLLGASTPLAERVEIHTHLMDGDMMKMRQLKSLPIPAGETVSLAPGGHHLMLMGLKQAPQLGDRFPLTLRFEQAGEVEVEISVDGEEAKPAKEVHGYGHHHH, encoded by the coding sequence ATGAATGTAATGCGCAGTGCCATCGCTTCCCTGCTGTTGCTCAGCGCCAGCGGCGCCCTGGCCCATGAATATGAGCAGGGTGGGCTGCATATCGATCACCCATGGAGCCGTCCGGCCCCGCCCATGGCGGCCAACGGCAGCGCCTATCTGGTGATCAACAACCAGGGCAGGGCCGATGATGTGCTGCTGGGCGCCAGCACGCCCCTGGCCGAGCGGGTGGAAATCCACACACACCTGATGGACGGCGACATGATGAAAATGCGCCAGCTCAAGAGCCTGCCGATTCCCGCCGGCGAAACGGTGAGCCTGGCCCCGGGCGGCCATCACCTGATGCTGATGGGACTGAAGCAGGCCCCCCAGCTGGGAGATCGTTTTCCCCTGACCCTGCGGTTTGAACAGGCGGGCGAGGTCGAGGTGGAAATATCGGTGGACGGAGAAGAGGCCAAACCCGCGAAGGAAGTCCACGGGTACGGTCATCACCATCACTGA
- a CDS encoding 4'-phosphopantetheinyl transferase family protein, which translates to MCTALSRHYRRATTEWDIEERTNAAPLIHNLPVPAHISLSHSHHLICFGLSSFRIGIDVEWMKSGRRFREMAALFMSNEEVALLPEHPAELQRYFYRIWCAKEALYKALTPAEQARTTLTGLSYPALLENDSPWHLMQSRLDHYRLAVVSEKVTAAPLLHQASINLEHVMRDAARRGLSNHKKGPDGPFGILDTTETQ; encoded by the coding sequence ATGTGCACAGCCCTGAGCCGGCATTACCGGCGGGCCACCACAGAGTGGGATATTGAAGAGCGGACCAATGCGGCCCCTCTTATTCACAATCTGCCTGTTCCCGCCCATATCAGCCTGAGTCACAGCCACCATCTGATCTGCTTTGGATTAAGTTCGTTCAGGATAGGCATTGATGTGGAATGGATGAAAAGCGGACGCCGCTTCCGGGAAATGGCCGCCCTGTTTATGAGCAACGAAGAAGTTGCCCTGTTACCCGAACACCCTGCCGAGCTGCAGCGGTATTTCTATCGGATCTGGTGCGCCAAGGAGGCTCTGTACAAAGCGCTGACTCCCGCCGAGCAGGCCCGGACCACCCTGACAGGACTCTCATACCCTGCCCTGCTGGAAAACGATTCCCCCTGGCATCTGATGCAGTCCCGTCTGGATCATTACCGGCTCGCCGTTGTCAGTGAAAAAGTCACTGCCGCCCCTCTGTTGCACCAGGCCTCGATTAACCTTGAACACGTCATGCGGGATGCCGCCAGACGCGGACTAAGCAATCACAAAAAAGGGCCTGATGGCCCTTTTGGGATACTCGACACAACTGAAACTCAGTGA